One Syngnathus acus chromosome 13, fSynAcu1.2, whole genome shotgun sequence genomic window carries:
- the rasgrp4 gene encoding RAS guanyl-releasing protein 4, which translates to MNKTKRKPNCESTGALKSRKSPRQKVPHRRNTCPNPQDISRALQGPSPAPSASAASLDELILRCLGCFDSEGKLCSQRGSHMVHMTLMMHSWVVSSQTFAQKLLALYKDSPDDKRGLRRGQVCHLVRTWIGQFPAVFEADPLLEQTMGDLWALVRSDGEEAQIIDTSCPSPHVNVSQGPSPSVKKRKVSLIFDHMEPDEMAEHLSYLEFKNFCSVSFLDYRSYVVRGSVRDNPALERSVMMCNGVSQWVQLMILSRHTAQQRAQVFTKFIHVAQRLRVLQNFNTLMAVTGGLCHSAISRLKDTYNLLPPDVTKALSEMTELLSSRSNYSNYRRLYSECSGFKVPILGVHLKDLISLNEALPDYVDGDKINLSKLQHLHSNVNELLELHRLTPPFEANKDLLHLLTLSLDLYYTEDQIYELSYTKEPKNPKIQPVTPVKPPVVAEWGSGVTPRLDPDTISKHVKQMVDSIMKNYAHKQDGYIPLEDFENISANFPFSFCTQQTDRHGQISREEMTSYFMRGMSVCAKLGYNFNDAHNFHETTYKRPTFCDTCGGFLWGVIKQGYHCKDCGMNCHRHCRDLVGMECLKKHKSTSGSCPCTPAADSRVKGSVWSSEEDAFVFPHGNDSEHPKGCAPFRKSTDSAALWDRSTQTDPGLWTPQEKKERRVYNHTIPGQANTLPSQRNRGCSMPISFLQEKLEELHLCKERSREPD; encoded by the exons ATGAACAAGACCAAGAG GAAGCCCAACTGTGAGAGTACCGGCGCGCTGAAGAGCAGGAAGTCGCCGCGGCAGAAAGTGCCGCACAGACGCAACACATGTCCCAATCCGCAGGATATCAGCCGGGCCCTGCAGGGCCCCTCGCCGGCCCCCAGCGCCAGCGCCGCCAGCCTGGATGAGCTCATTCTCCGCTGCCTTGGCTGCTTCG ATTCAGAGGGGAAGCTGTGCAGCCAGCGAGGGTCCCACATGGTCCACATGACGTTGATGATGCACAGTTGGGTGGTCTCGTCGCAGACCTTCGCCCAGAAGCTCCTGGCCTT GTATAAGGACAGCCCCGATGACAAGCGAGGCCTGAGGCGGGGTCAAGTATGCCACCTGGTCAG GACCTGGATCGGCCAGTTCCCCGCCGTGTTTGAGGCTGACCCCCTTCTGGAGCAGACCATGGGGGACCTGTGGGCGTTGGTGCGATCGGACGGGGAGGAGGCGCAGATCATCGACACGTCGTGccc AAGCCCCCACGTGAACGTGTCACAGGGCCCCTCGCCTTCGGTGAAGAAACGGAAGGTGTCGCTCATCTTTGACCACATGGAGCCCGACGAGATGGCCGAGCACCTCAGCTACTTGGAGTTCAAAAACTTCTGCAGCGTTTCG TTCCTGGACTACCGCAGCTACGTGGTGCGTGGCTCGGTGCGGGACAACCCGGCGCTGGAGCGCTCGGTCATGATGTGCAACGGCGTTTCCCAATGGGTCCAGCTCATGATCCTCAGCAGGCACACGGCCCAGCAGAGAGCACAAGTCTTCACCAAGTTCATTCACGTAGCTCAG AGACTCCGAGTTCTGCAGAACTTTAACACGTTGATGGCCGTCACCGGAGGCCTCTGCCACAGCGCCATCTCCCGTCTAAAAGACACGTACAACCTTCTGCCTCCTGACGTCACCAAG GCACTGAGCGAGATGACGGAGCTCCTGTCATCGCGCAGCAACTACAGCAACTACCGCCGTCTATACAGCGAGTGCTCCGGCTTCAAGGTTCCCATCCTGGGGGTGCACCTCAAAGACCTGATCTCCCTCAACGAGGCCTTGCCCGACTACGTGGACGGCGACAAGATCAACCTGAGCAAACTGCAGCACCTTCACAGCAACGTCAACGAGCTCCTGGAGCTGCACCGCCTCACGCCGCCGTTCGAGGCCAACAAAGACCTCCTGCATCTTTTGACG CTCTCTCTAGATCTCTACTACACCGAGGACCAGATCTACGAACTCTCCTACACCAAGGAACCCAAGAACCCCAAGATCCAG CCTGTCACTCCAGTGAAACCGCCGGTGGTGGCAGAGTGGGGGTCAGGGGTCACCCCCCGCCTGGACCCCGACACCATTTCCAAACACGTCAAACAAATGGTGGAT TCCATCATGAAAAACTACGCACACAAGCAGGACGGCTACATCCCGCTGGAGGACTTTGAGAACATCTCCGCCAATTTTCCCTTCTCCTTCTGCACGCAGCAAACTGACAG GCACGGTCAAATCAGCCGAGAGGAGATGACGTCGTATTTTATGCGCGGGATGTCGGTGTGCGCCAAGCTGGGCTATAACTTTAACGACGCGCACAACTTCCACGAGACCACTTATAAGAGGCCCACCTTCTGCGACACCTGCGGCGGCTTT TTGTGGGGCGTCATCAAGCAAGGCTACCACTGTAAAG ATTGCGGGATGAACTGCCACAGACACTGCCGGGATCTGGTGGGGATGGAGTGCTTGAAGAAACATAAAAGCACCAGCGGCTCCTGCCCGTGCACCCCCGCTGCTGACTCCCGAGTTAAAGGGAGTGTGTGGA GTTCCGAGGAAGACGCCTTCGTGTTCCCCCACGGCAACGACTCCGAACACCCTAAGGGCTGCGCCCCCTTCAGGAAAAGCACAGACTCTGCGGCTCTGTGGGACCGCTCCACTCAGACGGACCCCGGGTTGTGGACCCCCCAGGAGAAGAAGGAGCGTAGGGTGTACAACCACACCATTCCTGGACAG gccAACACACTGCCTTCTCAAAGGAATCGCGGGTGCTCCATGCCCATCTCCTTCCTGCAAGAGAAGCTGGAGGAGCTTCACCTCTGCAAAGAGAGGAGCCGGGAGCCCGATTGA